The proteins below come from a single Carassius carassius chromosome 11, fCarCar2.1, whole genome shotgun sequence genomic window:
- the LOC132153205 gene encoding fidgetin-like isoform X2, protein MQWTPEHVQWAEQHFDISSTTRSPAHKAEAYRGHLQRTYQYAWANDDISALTASNLLKKYAEKYSGILEGPSERALLCSYSESAPGLLNGRKSESEAWQEGIYPMSCAADVVSVSKTGMTPALPPPDVTASVGSSSGVASNLSEPSYSSSNCGNHVSTVLHSGISSQEFASSYNGSYLHSTYSGGQSTPALPSPHPSPLHSAGLLQPPPPPPPTLVPSYNASSPNLSSYNYPPAGYPPQTAVAPGYSPGGAPPPSAYLPSGIAAPTPLPPSTLPGYSYQSHHHAPIAPTPLNGSSANTLKRKAFYMTGQGEMDSSYGNFNYNQQHSAQSPMYRMPDNSLVDSTRGNGFDRNADTSSLAFKPTKQSVPQDQQRKFGSQSGRALTPPSYGSSKGSLGSLRSGQSFGKFGSPDLSDHGDDSRQHHPHSIGTATSSSPPAEEQLKNSDASLVEIVTTEILQQVPPVDWSDIAGLEMAKATIKDEVLWPILRPDMFSSMATLPRSILLFGPQGTGRTLLGRCMASQLGAAFLILSGSALVTKWLGEGEKIVQASFLVARCRQPSVVFISDIDLLLSAQLNEESPVNRIKSKLLLQLDGVLSSPEEHVLVVCSTSKPEEIDESLRRYFVKRLLVPLPDAAARHQIYSQLLSQHNYCLSDKEVALLVQRTDGFSGLDVVRLCQEAMVGPLHGMSSTDLSRMMPGQMRPVSYQDFENVFCKIQPSISQKELDTYTEWNKMFGCSQ, encoded by the coding sequence ATGCAGTGGACCCCAGAGCATGTGCAGTGGGCCGAGCAACATTTCGACATCTCATCCACAACACGTTCTCCTGCACATAAAGCAGAGGCATACCGTGGACACCTGCAGAGGACCTACCAGTATGCCTGGGCCAATGATGATATATCAGCACTGACGGCCTCCAACCTTCTGAAGAAATATGCAGAGAAGTATTCTGGTATCCTGGAGGGTCCCAGTGAGAGGGCACTCCTGTGCTCGTACTCCGAGAGTGCCCCAGGACTCTTAAATGGACGCAAGTCAGAGAGTGAAGCATGGCAGGAGGGGATCTACCCAATGAGCTGTGCTGCAGATGTGGTTTCTGTAAGTAAGACTGGCATGACACCCGCCCTGCCTCCTCCAGATGTGACGGCAAGTGTTGGCAGCTCCTCTGGGGTGGCAAGTAACTTGAGTGAGCCCAGCTACTCCAGTAGTAACTGCGGGAATCATGTGTCTACTGTACTGCACTCGGGGATCTCCTCTCAGGAATTCGCGAGCAGTTACAATGGCTCGTACTTGCATTCCACTTACAGCGGTGGGCAAAGCACACCAGCTCTCCCGTCCCCACATCCTTCACCTTTGCACAGCGCTGGGCTCCTTCAGCCTCCACCCCCGCCACCTCCTACCCTAGTGCCCAGCTATAATGCAAGTTCCCCCAATCTCTCCAGTTACAATTACCCTCCAGCAGGTTATCCCCCACAGACTGCTGTTGCCCCAGGCTACAGCCCAGGAGGAGCACCCCCTCCCTCAGCTTACTTGCCCTCAGGCATTGCTGCCCCCACTCCCCTACCCCCTTCCACCCTTCCCGGTTACTCCTACCAGTCCCACCACCATGCACCAATTGCACCAACACCTTTGAATGGCAGCTCGGCCAACACActgaaaagaaaagcattttacaTGACGGGTCAGGGAGAAATGGACTCCAGTTATGGAAATTTCAACTACAACCAGCAGCATTCTGCTCAAAGCCCCATGTACAGAATGCCAGACAACAGTCTTGTTGACTCAACCAGAGGGAATGGATTTGACAGGAATGCTGACACATCATCTTTGGCGTTTAAGCCCACGAAGCAGTCAGTGCCACAGGATCAGCAGCGGAAATTCGGCAGCCAGTCTGGCAGGGCACTAACCCCTCCTTCTTACGGATCCTCCAAAGGTTCCTTGGGATCCCTGCGCTCCGGCCAGTCATTTGGAAAGTTTGGTTCCCCTGACTTGAGTGACCACGGTGATGACAGCAGACAGCATCACCCTCATTCCATTGGTACGGCCACTTCATCCAGCCCCCCCGCTGAGGAGCAGTTAAAAAATAGCGATGCTAGTTTGGTAGAGATAGTCACCACTGAGATTCTGCAGCAGGTACCCCCTGTTGACTGGAGTGACATTGCTGGACTGGAGATGGCAAAAGCTACCATCAAGGATGAAGTCCTGTGGCCTATTCTGAGGCCAGACATGTTCAGCAGTATGGCCACATTACCTCGCAGCATCCTTCTCTTTGGACCTCAGGGCACAGGCAGAACTCTGCTCGGCCGGTGTATGGCCAGTCAGCTTGGCGCAGCTTTCCTCATCCTTAGTGGCTCTGCTCTGGTCACAAAATGGCTTGGAGAGGGCGAGAAGATCGTCCAGGCCTCATTCCTTGTTGCTCGTTGTCGGCAGCCTTCTGTGGTTTTTATCAGTGATATAGATCTGCTGTTGTCTGCCCAGTTGAATGAAGAAAGTCCAGTGAACCGAATCAAGAGTAAACTCCTCCTCCAGCTCGATGGAGTTCTGAGCTCACCAGAGGAACATGTTCTAGTAGTATGTTCTACCAGCAAACCTGAAGAGATTGATGAGTCTCTACGAAGGTACTTTGTAAAACGGTTGCTTGTCCCCTTACCGGATGCCGCCGCACGGCACCAGATATATAGCCAGCTGCTCTCACAGCACAACTACTGCCTCAGTGACAAAGAGGTTGCATTGCTTGTTCAGCGGACAGACGGCTTCTCCGGGTTGGATGTGGTCCGACTTTGCCAGGAGGCCATGGTTGGTCCTCTCCACGGCATGTCCAGCACAGACCTTTCAAGAATGATGCCAGGTCAGATGAGACCAGTGTCATACCAAGACTTTGAGAATGTGTTTTGCAAAATCCAGCCCAGCATATCACAAAAAGAACTTGATACATACACTGAATGGAATAAGATGTTTGGTTGTAGTCAGTAA
- the LOC132153205 gene encoding fidgetin-like isoform X1 translates to MITSSSVHGLKMQWTPEHVQWAEQHFDISSTTRSPAHKAEAYRGHLQRTYQYAWANDDISALTASNLLKKYAEKYSGILEGPSERALLCSYSESAPGLLNGRKSESEAWQEGIYPMSCAADVVSVSKTGMTPALPPPDVTASVGSSSGVASNLSEPSYSSSNCGNHVSTVLHSGISSQEFASSYNGSYLHSTYSGGQSTPALPSPHPSPLHSAGLLQPPPPPPPTLVPSYNASSPNLSSYNYPPAGYPPQTAVAPGYSPGGAPPPSAYLPSGIAAPTPLPPSTLPGYSYQSHHHAPIAPTPLNGSSANTLKRKAFYMTGQGEMDSSYGNFNYNQQHSAQSPMYRMPDNSLVDSTRGNGFDRNADTSSLAFKPTKQSVPQDQQRKFGSQSGRALTPPSYGSSKGSLGSLRSGQSFGKFGSPDLSDHGDDSRQHHPHSIGTATSSSPPAEEQLKNSDASLVEIVTTEILQQVPPVDWSDIAGLEMAKATIKDEVLWPILRPDMFSSMATLPRSILLFGPQGTGRTLLGRCMASQLGAAFLILSGSALVTKWLGEGEKIVQASFLVARCRQPSVVFISDIDLLLSAQLNEESPVNRIKSKLLLQLDGVLSSPEEHVLVVCSTSKPEEIDESLRRYFVKRLLVPLPDAAARHQIYSQLLSQHNYCLSDKEVALLVQRTDGFSGLDVVRLCQEAMVGPLHGMSSTDLSRMMPGQMRPVSYQDFENVFCKIQPSISQKELDTYTEWNKMFGCSQ, encoded by the coding sequence gCTTAAAGATGCAGTGGACCCCAGAGCATGTGCAGTGGGCCGAGCAACATTTCGACATCTCATCCACAACACGTTCTCCTGCACATAAAGCAGAGGCATACCGTGGACACCTGCAGAGGACCTACCAGTATGCCTGGGCCAATGATGATATATCAGCACTGACGGCCTCCAACCTTCTGAAGAAATATGCAGAGAAGTATTCTGGTATCCTGGAGGGTCCCAGTGAGAGGGCACTCCTGTGCTCGTACTCCGAGAGTGCCCCAGGACTCTTAAATGGACGCAAGTCAGAGAGTGAAGCATGGCAGGAGGGGATCTACCCAATGAGCTGTGCTGCAGATGTGGTTTCTGTAAGTAAGACTGGCATGACACCCGCCCTGCCTCCTCCAGATGTGACGGCAAGTGTTGGCAGCTCCTCTGGGGTGGCAAGTAACTTGAGTGAGCCCAGCTACTCCAGTAGTAACTGCGGGAATCATGTGTCTACTGTACTGCACTCGGGGATCTCCTCTCAGGAATTCGCGAGCAGTTACAATGGCTCGTACTTGCATTCCACTTACAGCGGTGGGCAAAGCACACCAGCTCTCCCGTCCCCACATCCTTCACCTTTGCACAGCGCTGGGCTCCTTCAGCCTCCACCCCCGCCACCTCCTACCCTAGTGCCCAGCTATAATGCAAGTTCCCCCAATCTCTCCAGTTACAATTACCCTCCAGCAGGTTATCCCCCACAGACTGCTGTTGCCCCAGGCTACAGCCCAGGAGGAGCACCCCCTCCCTCAGCTTACTTGCCCTCAGGCATTGCTGCCCCCACTCCCCTACCCCCTTCCACCCTTCCCGGTTACTCCTACCAGTCCCACCACCATGCACCAATTGCACCAACACCTTTGAATGGCAGCTCGGCCAACACActgaaaagaaaagcattttacaTGACGGGTCAGGGAGAAATGGACTCCAGTTATGGAAATTTCAACTACAACCAGCAGCATTCTGCTCAAAGCCCCATGTACAGAATGCCAGACAACAGTCTTGTTGACTCAACCAGAGGGAATGGATTTGACAGGAATGCTGACACATCATCTTTGGCGTTTAAGCCCACGAAGCAGTCAGTGCCACAGGATCAGCAGCGGAAATTCGGCAGCCAGTCTGGCAGGGCACTAACCCCTCCTTCTTACGGATCCTCCAAAGGTTCCTTGGGATCCCTGCGCTCCGGCCAGTCATTTGGAAAGTTTGGTTCCCCTGACTTGAGTGACCACGGTGATGACAGCAGACAGCATCACCCTCATTCCATTGGTACGGCCACTTCATCCAGCCCCCCCGCTGAGGAGCAGTTAAAAAATAGCGATGCTAGTTTGGTAGAGATAGTCACCACTGAGATTCTGCAGCAGGTACCCCCTGTTGACTGGAGTGACATTGCTGGACTGGAGATGGCAAAAGCTACCATCAAGGATGAAGTCCTGTGGCCTATTCTGAGGCCAGACATGTTCAGCAGTATGGCCACATTACCTCGCAGCATCCTTCTCTTTGGACCTCAGGGCACAGGCAGAACTCTGCTCGGCCGGTGTATGGCCAGTCAGCTTGGCGCAGCTTTCCTCATCCTTAGTGGCTCTGCTCTGGTCACAAAATGGCTTGGAGAGGGCGAGAAGATCGTCCAGGCCTCATTCCTTGTTGCTCGTTGTCGGCAGCCTTCTGTGGTTTTTATCAGTGATATAGATCTGCTGTTGTCTGCCCAGTTGAATGAAGAAAGTCCAGTGAACCGAATCAAGAGTAAACTCCTCCTCCAGCTCGATGGAGTTCTGAGCTCACCAGAGGAACATGTTCTAGTAGTATGTTCTACCAGCAAACCTGAAGAGATTGATGAGTCTCTACGAAGGTACTTTGTAAAACGGTTGCTTGTCCCCTTACCGGATGCCGCCGCACGGCACCAGATATATAGCCAGCTGCTCTCACAGCACAACTACTGCCTCAGTGACAAAGAGGTTGCATTGCTTGTTCAGCGGACAGACGGCTTCTCCGGGTTGGATGTGGTCCGACTTTGCCAGGAGGCCATGGTTGGTCCTCTCCACGGCATGTCCAGCACAGACCTTTCAAGAATGATGCCAGGTCAGATGAGACCAGTGTCATACCAAGACTTTGAGAATGTGTTTTGCAAAATCCAGCCCAGCATATCACAAAAAGAACTTGATACATACACTGAATGGAATAAGATGTTTGGTTGTAGTCAGTAA